Proteins from one Psilocybe cubensis strain MGC-MH-2018 chromosome 11, whole genome shotgun sequence genomic window:
- a CDS encoding putative calcium-binding protein (putative calcium-binding protein C800.10c): protein MLSQSGLSYKQIREIWACADRDGRGQVAQMELAAILRLAGWVQAGRDVRESLLGKGPLPTIKGISDKYPPIPKPVTIVLPPVTADVLEGLKEYFLECVPVSGALEKREVMAVYMQCKPDLSLEALYRVMQLVDPKNDMCDFRGFATGLHVVQNLDNATLCSSDLPDLVKSCKGLAHISDTTEIYQSSTTGNSESRKAPTAAVLNTPSPRSMSGAGPNANIPHPRASNEPLVDVKLRPSVDLLQQIREDLSLVTSQLQTAVRGQAQHISEVDKTVLSLTQENAQLKQECYMLRAQLANKDTEYLNMVKFLNEHMTTLQSTVDAIMGSQEATYESEGPTRRDVNDVPFVTEYSPTNQPFKNDRKGPANQDSRISIVALTDETQLGKIKNSRYWPPVTDPDIETANPQIYMPHQPNKPPPSLPLLLDGNAPTRPRFGPRLKSNTTSPQLHLHGLDRLNHSKTPEKDEDNEGPSQIAMVSLGSNGHTQSTQPNAAVLPALNSLSNPDYVTKKFMTSPLDPSLPYIPQSDKDMESIRLHVQHKGNIDLYGIEMSERCSSKNGLDVSVQSPMDSSFFQQHVSTSLESTSHSVPDNHPPVSSDIPVSSGVSTPPISEFVSSWHGKEALRFFVFVLRKFRGLDFPFSPPSPISDRCIQSCNSPVLVVP from the exons ATGCTGAGCCAGAGTGGGCTCTCGTACAAGCAAATCCGCGAGATATGGGCATGTGCAGACCGCGACGGACGTGGTCAGGTGGCGCAGATGGAGCTGGCTGCCATCTTGCGCCTGGCGGGGTGGGTCCAGGCTGGAAGGGATGTCCGAGAGAGTCTGTTGGGGAAAG GACCGCTTCCAACAATTAAGGGTATTTCTGATAAGTATCCACCAATTCCAAAGCCTGTTACGATTGTGTTGCCTCCTGTTACAGCCGATGTGTTAGAAGGTTTGAAGGAATATTTTCTGGAATGTGTCCCAGTTAGTGGAGCTCTTGAAA AAAGAGAGGTAATGGCTGTGTACATGCAGTGTAAACCGGATCTCTCTCTGGAAGCGCTCTACAGGGTGAT GCAGCTAGTTGATCCTAAGAATGACATGTGCGATTTCAGGGGTTTTGCCACAGGCCTCCATGTCGTGCAAAATCTTGACAATGCAACACTATGCTCATCCGATCTGCCTGACCTGGTCAAAAGTTGCAAAGGCCTCGCGCACATCTCAGACACCACCGAAATATATCAATCTTCTACCACTGGAAATTCTGAATCTAGGAAAGCTCCTACTGCAGCCGTGTTGAATACACCATCACCCCGGAGTATGAGCGGCGCGGGGCCCAATGCAAACATCCCACATCCTCGGGCATCAAATGAGCCACTTGTCGATGTCAAACTTCGTCCCAGTGTAGATTTGCTCCAGCAGATTCGTGAGGACCTAAGCCTCGTGACGTCCCAACTACAAACAGCGGTTCGTGGTCAGGCACAGCACATCAGCGAGGTCGACAAAACGGTCCTCTCTCTGACCCAAGAAAATGCGCAATTGAAGCAGGAGTGCTATATGCTGCGCGCACAACTGGCGAACAAAGACACGGAGTATTTAAATATGGTAAAGTTCCTCAATGAACATATGACAACGCTTCAGTCGACGGTTGACGCAATCATGGGCTCCCAAGAAGCAACGTACGAGTCTGAAGGACCAACCAGGCGAGATGTGAATGACGTCCCCTTTGTCACAGAATATTCACCTACCAATCAGCCTTTCAAAAACGACAGAAAGGGCCCCGCTAATCAGGATTCGCGAATATCAATCGTAGCCTTGACCGACGAGACACAACTtgggaaaatcaagaattCCAGATATTGGCCCCCAGTTACGGACCCAGACATAGAAACAGCCAATCCACAGATATACATGCCCCACCAACCCAATAAACCCCCACCCAGCCTCCCATTGCTTCTCGACGGGAACGCTCCTACCCGGCCAAGATTCGGCCCGAGATTGAAATCAAATACAACCAGCCCCCAGCTTCATTTACACGGCTTGGACAGGTTGAATCACTCAAAGACTCCCGAAAAAGACGAAGACAATGAAGGTCCAAGTCAGATAGCTATGGTATCCCTAGGGTCCAACGGACACACTCAAAGCACACAGCCTAATGCAGCAGTACTTCCAGCGCTTAATTCCCTATCAAACCCTGACTATGTAACGAAGAAGTTTATGACCTCTCCTCTGGATCCTTCCCTCCCATATATTCCACAGTCAGACAAAGATATGGAAAGTATCAGGCTACATGTCCAACATAAAGGAAACATTGATCTCTACGGAATCGAAATGTCAGAGCGTTGTTCTTCGAAAAACGGCCTCGACGTCAGCGTACAATCGCCTATGGACTCCTCATTCTTTCAACAACATGTTTCCACTTCTTTGGAATCCACAAGTCATTCTGTTCCTGATAATCATCCACCCGTTTCATCGGACATCCCCGTCTCATCGGGAGTATCTACACCTCCAATCTCTGAATTT GTCTCCAGCTGGCATGGTAAAGAGGCTCTCAGGTTCTTCGTTTTCGTCCTACGCAAGTTCCGAGGACTCGATTTCCCATTTTCACCGCCGTCGCCGATATCTGATCGTTGTATTCAGTCGTGTAATAGTCCTGTGCTCGTCGTTCCCTAG
- a CDS encoding Anthocyanidin 3-O-glucosyltransferase, protein MPDKKNYHFLFTYLPLWGHTRSCCVLAARMAKEHRNLTVTLFLPPTFIKQAEAEVLAELSYGDEVKEVLQDLRRRVRIVVLYKSSSMDLMEQMTSMFEAYPATYKTLVDGEPVTCASTGRVFEGVGAPDIVFLDVFASPLMAITRTVTGLSVPIIGFIPVHASYALHICLPAHMGGLGDLGVMIEDEARRLGVTSREIGDTVYYRTEGRINKIPGLPAMYDWEHFPQVLVTSGSTAIISDLIKLAVQGIKDCTAGFSLTPYDFEPESVDTLRSWFVDDWKKELYVVGPLLASKPTRFGVTDGTSALGADVSSTESPEVQRFLDNAMQEYGKNSVVLISFGSIFWPTVNEYIDEVLEALIEKKFPFILSCASPFAHIAAEVLEKITASKCGLVSKWVPQKFVLDHPATGWFISHAGQSGVHESLDSGVPMICWPFEFDQPLASAHLTQNLNAAFELVEVRTGEAGLKPILSLGGRAPKGTRAAVGAEMRAVLDACRGPEGEEKRRNMEELRRKVRGAWGRYVKGRSRRDFEAFLEKFGFDLDEVDV, encoded by the exons ATGCCTGACAAGAAAAATTATCATTTCCTCTTCACATATTTGCCTCTCTGGG GTCACACTAGATCATGCTGCGTCCTCGCGGCGCGTATGGCTAAAGAACACAGAAATCTAACTGTGACACTTTTCCTCCCTCCTACGTTCATCAAGCAAGCAGAGGCCGAGGTGTTAGCGGAACTGAGCTATGGAGATGAAGTCAAAGAAGTACTTCAGGACCTCCGGCGACGCGTTAG AATTGTCGTGTTATACAAATCCTCTTCGATGGATCTCATGGAACAAATGACCTCGATGTTCGAAGCCTATCCTGCTACGTACAAAACGCTCGTCGACGGTGAACCTGTAACATGTGCGAGTACCGGGCGCGTGTTTGAAGGCGTCGGCGCCCCTGATATCGTGTTTCTGGAT GTCTTCGCAAGCCCTCTCATGGCTATAACTCGTACTGTCACTGGTCTCAGCGTCCCTATCATCGGTTTCATTCCCGTGCATGCGTCGTACGCCCTGCACATATGCCTCCCGGCGCATATGGGCGGCCTTGGCGATCTCGGAGTTATGATTGAAGATGAGGCCAGAAGGCTAGGTGTGACGTCGCGCGAGATTGGGGACACC GTTTATTACCGAACTGAAGGCAGGATCAATAAGATCCCTGGGTTGCCTGCGATGTATGATTGGGAGCATTTTCCACAAGTT CTTGTCACATCTGGTTCCACGGCCATCATCTCTGACCTCATTAAATTGGCCGTGCA GGGTATAAAGGATTGCACTGCCGGCTTTTCCTTGACGCCATACGACTTCGAGCCGGAATCGGTAGACACGCTTAGATCTTGGTTTGTCGATGATTGGAAGAAGGAGTTGTATGTTGTTGGCCCGCTGCTCGCGTCTAAACCCACTAGATTTGGCGTCACCGATGGTACATCCGCTCTAGGTGCGGATGTTAGCTCAACAGAATCGCCGGAGGTGCAGCGTTTCCTCGACAATGCGATGCAAGAGTATGGAAAGAATTCGGTTGTATTG ATATCTTTTGGATCTATTTTCTGGCCGACGGTCAATGAGTACATCGATGAAGTTCTCGAAGCTCTTATTGAGAAGAAGTTCCCATTC ATCCTCTCATGTGCATCCCCGTTTGCACATATTGCAGCGGAGGTGCTTGAGAAGATTACAGCGTCTAAATGCGGACTTGTGTCGAAGTGGGTGCCACAGAAGTTCGTGCTGGATCATCCG GCAACTGGGTGGTTCATTTCTCATGCTGGGCAGAGTGGTGTGCATGAGTCACTCGATAGCGGGGTGCCTAT GATATGTTGGCCATTCGAATTTGACCAGCCACTCGCATCCGCACACCTCACACAAAACCTCAACGCCGCATTCGAGCTAGTGGAAGTACGCACGGGTGAGGCTGGGCTGAAACCTATCCTCTCTCTGGGCGGCCGCGCTCCGAAGGGCACACGCGCGGCTGTTGGTGCTGAGATGCGTGCGGTGCTGGATGCGTGTCGCGGGCCAGAGGGGGAGGAAAAAAGGAGGAATATGGAGGAGTTGAGGAGGAAAGTAAGGGGAGCTTGGGGGAGATATGTCAAGGGTAGGAGTCGTCGGGACTTTGAGGCATTTTTAGAGAAGTTTGGTTTTGACCTGGACGAGGTTGATGTTTGA